The DNA window AGCAGCGGTACGGACATAGTCTTCTCCTGTACGTTGAAATTGTTGTTTATTTTCTGATACTAACAGAGTAAATGCATAAATCGAGTGGATTTGGCTGATTGCTTCCATTGTTTTAACCATTCAAATTTATTGAAGATCATCATCATGGTTATCCGGCTGTTTTACCTCGGCAAACGGCGTAGTCTGGTTCATAGAATGTATTGCGACCAACCAAGGATCCTCTATGAAAACCTCTCGTATGCCAGCACTTTTCCTCGGCCACGGTAGCCCGATGAACGCGCTGGAAGAAAACCGCTACACCCGGGCATGGCGTACGTTGGGTGAAACCTTGCCACGTCCGAAGGGCATCGTTGCCGTATCCGCTCACTGGTATACCCGTGGCACCGCCGTTACTGCGATGGAAAAACCGAAAACCATCCATGACTTTGGTGGTTTCCCACAGGCGCTGTTTGATACCCAGTATCCGGCCCCCGGCTCTCCCGAATTGGCTGCGCAGGTCCAGCAGGTGTTGGAGCCGACTCGCGTCAAGGCTGACGTCAGTGAATGGGGGTTGGATCACGGTACCTGGGGCGTGTTGATCAAAATGTACCCTGAGGCGGACATTCCGGTGGTGCAGCTCAGCATCGACGGTACTCAGCCGGCAGAATACCATTATGAGCTGGGCCGCAAGCTGGCGGAGTTACGCGAACAGGGGATTATGATCGTTGCCAGCGGTAACGTGGTGCATAACCTGCGGATGGTGAAATGGCAGGGTGACGCGACGCCTTATCCGTGGGCCATGTCGTTCGACAAGTTCGTGCGGGATAACCTGAATTATCATGGCGATAACCACCCGCTGGTGAACTTTATGCAGCATGAAGGCGCGGCGCTTTCGAACCCGACGCCGGAGCACTACCTGCCGCTGCTGTATGTGCTTGGCGGTTGGGACGGCAAGGAAGCGATCACCGTGCCGGTCGATGGCATTGAGATGAGCTCATTGAGCATGCTGTCAGTGCAGATCGGCTAGATCATTCACGCCAGCTCAGGCTGGCGTGGATTTATCGGCAAAACCGCAGGACTCGCGGATCACCAGAGAAGGCGGCAGGATGATACGTTTTGGCGGCTCATCATTACCCTGAATACGGCTGTACAACAGTTCCCCGGCCTTACGGCCAATCTCGCGCGAGGCCACCGATACGGTGGTCAAACCCGGCTGCACCAGCGAAGCTTCGGTAATATCATCAAA is part of the Serratia quinivorans genome and encodes:
- the ygiD gene encoding LigB family dioxygenase, producing MKTSRMPALFLGHGSPMNALEENRYTRAWRTLGETLPRPKGIVAVSAHWYTRGTAVTAMEKPKTIHDFGGFPQALFDTQYPAPGSPELAAQVQQVLEPTRVKADVSEWGLDHGTWGVLIKMYPEADIPVVQLSIDGTQPAEYHYELGRKLAELREQGIMIVASGNVVHNLRMVKWQGDATPYPWAMSFDKFVRDNLNYHGDNHPLVNFMQHEGAALSNPTPEHYLPLLYVLGGWDGKEAITVPVDGIEMSSLSMLSVQIG